A genomic region of Capra hircus breed San Clemente chromosome 19, ASM170441v1, whole genome shotgun sequence contains the following coding sequences:
- the LOC102185866 gene encoding signal transducer and activator of transcription 5A, whose translation MAGWIQAQQLQGDALRQMQVLYGQHFPIEVRHYLAQWIESQPWDAIDLDNPQDRAQATQLLEGLVQELQKKAEHQVGEDGFLLKIKLGHYATQLQNTYDRCPMELVRCIRHILYNEQRLVREATNGNSSAGILVDAMSQKHLQINQTFEELRLVTQDTENELKKLQQTQEYFIIQYQESLRIQAQFAQLAQLNPQERLSRETALQQKQVSLEAWLQREAQTLQQYRVELAEKHQKTLQLLRKQQTIILDDELIQWKRRQQLAGNGGPPEGSLDVLQSWCEKLAEIIWQNRQQIRRAEHLCQQLPIPGPVEEMLAEVNATITDIISALVTSTFIIEKQPPQVLKTQTKFAATVRLLVGGKLNVHMNPPQVKATIISEQQAKSLLKNENTRNECSGEILNNCCVMEYHQATGTLSAHFRNMSLKRIKRADRRGAESVTEEKFTVLFESQFSVGSNELVFQVKTLSLPVVVIVHGSQDHNATATVLWDNAFAEPGRVPFAVPDKVLWPQLCEALNMKFKAEVQSNRGLTKENLLFLAQKLFNNSSSHLEDYNGMSVSWSQFNRENLPGWNYTFWQWFDGVMEVLKKHHKPHWNDGAILGFVNKQQAHDLLINKPDGTFLLRFSDSEIGGITIAWKFDSPDRNLWNLKPFTTRDFSIRSLADRLGDLNYLIYVFPDRPKDEVFSKYYTPVLAKAVDGYVKPQIKQVVPEFVSASADSAGSSATYMDQAPSPAVCPQPHYNMYPQNPDPVLDQDGEFDLDETMDVARHVEELLRRPMDSLDPSLPPPTGLFTPARGSLS comes from the exons ATGGCGGGCTGGATCCAGGCCCAGCAGCTGCAGGGAGATGCCCTGCGCCAGATGCAGGTGCTATACGGGCAGCACTTCCCCATCGAGGTCCGGCATTACTTGGCGCAGTGGATTGAGAGCCAGCCGTG GGATGCCATCGACCTGGACAATCCCCAGGACCGGGCCCAGGCCACCCAGCTCCTGGAGGGCCTGGTGCAGGAGTTgcagaagaaggcagagcaccaagtCGGGGAAGACGGGTTCCTACTGAAGATCAAGCTGGGGCACTACGCCACGCAGCTCCAG AACACGTACGACCGCTGCCCCATGGAGCTGGTGCGCTGCATTCGCCACATTCTGTACAATGAGCAGAGGCTGGTCCGAGAAGCCACCAAT GGTAATTCTTCTGCTGGGATCCTGGTTGATGCCATGTCCCAGAAACACCTTCAGATCAACCAGACATTTGAGGAGCTGCGACTGGTCACACAGGACACAGAGAATGAGCTGAAGAAGCTGCAACAGACTCAAGAGTATTTCATCATCCAGTATCAGGAGAGCCTGAGGATCCAGG CTCAGTTTGCCCAGCTGGCCCAGCTGAACCCCCAGGAGCGACTGAGCCGGGAGACAGCCCTCCAGCAGAAGCAGGTGTCCCTGGAGGCCTGGCTGCAGCGCGAGGCCCAGACGCTGCAGCAGTACCGCGTG GAGCTGGCCGAGAAGCACCAGAAGACCCTGCAGCTGCTGCGGAAGCAGCAGACCATCATCCTGGATGATGAGCTGATCCAGTGGAAGCGGCGGCAGCAGCTGGCGGGGAACGGAGGCCCCCCCGAGGGCAGCCTGGATGTGCTACAGTCCTG GTGTGAGAAGTTGGCGGAGATCATCTGGCAGAACCGGCAGCAGATCCGCAGAGCCGAGCACCTCTGCCAGCAGCTGCCCATCCCCGGCCCCGTGGAGGAGATGCTGGCTGAGGTCAACGCCACCATCACGGACATCATCTCAGCCCTGGTGACCAG CACATTCATCATCGAGAAGCAGCCCCCTCAGGTCCTGAAGACCCAGACCAAGTTCGCGGCCACCGTGCGTCTGCTGGTGGGCGGGAAGCTGAACGTGCACATGAACCCGCCCCAGGTGAAGGCCACCATCATCAGCGAGCAGCAGGCCAAGTCACTGCTCAAGAACGAGAACACCCGCAA TGAGTGCAGCGGGGAGATCCTGAACAATTGCTGTGTGATGGAGTATCACCAGGCCACAGGCACCCTCAGCGCCCACTTCAGGAACATG TCCCTCAAGAGGATCAAGCGAGCTGACCGGCGAGGCGCAGAGTCTGTGACGGAAGAGAAGTTCACGGTCCTGTTTGAGTCTCAATTCAGTGTTGGCAGCAATGAGCTTGTGTTCCAGGTGAAG ACCCTGTCCCTTCCTGTGGTTGTCATCGTTCACGGCAGCCAGGACCACAATGCTACCGCCACCGTGCTGTGGGACAATGCCTTTGCTGAGCCG gGCAGGGTGCCATTTGCGGTGCCTGACAAAGTCCTGTGGCCGCAGCTGTGCGAGGCGCTCAACATGAAATTCAAGGCCGAGGTGCAGAGCAACCGGGGCCTGACCAAGGAGAACCTGTTGTTTCTGGCGCAGAAGCTGttcaacaacagcagcagccaccTCGAGGACTACAACGGCATGTCTGTGTCCTGGTCCCAGTTCAATCGG GAGAACTTGCCCGGCTGGAACTACACCTTCTGGCAGTGGTTCGACGGGGTCATGGAGGTGCTGAAGAAACATCACAAGCCCCACTGGAATGACGG GGCCATCCTAGGTTTTGTGAACAAGCAACAGGCCCATGACCTGCTCATCAACAAGCCCGACGGTACCTTCTTGTTGCGCTTTAGCGACTCAGAAATTGGGGGCATCACCATTGCCTGGAAGTTTGACTCTC CTGACCGTAACCTGTGGAATCTGAAGCCATTCACCACGCGGGATTTCTCCATCCGATCCCTGGCCGACCGGTTGGGGGACCTGAACTATCTCATCTACGTGTTTCCCGACCGGCCCAAGGATGAGGTCTTCTCCAAGTACTACACTCCTGTGCTTG CTAAAGCAGTGGACGGATACGTGAAGCCGCAGATCAAGCAAGTGGTCCCTGA GTTTGTGAGCGCCTCTGCAGACTCTGCTGGAAGCAGCGCCACCTACATGGACCAGGCTCCCTCCCCAGCCGTGTGCCCCCAGCCTCACTATAACATGTACCCACAGAA ccctgaCCCAGTGCTCGACCAGGATGGAGAATTCGACCTGGACGAGACCATGGATGTGGCCCGGCACGTGGAAGAACTCCTCCGCCGCCCAATGGACAGTCTGGACCCCTCTCTCCCCCCGCCCACTGGTCTCTTTACTCCTGCCAGAGGCTCGCTCTCCTGA